A genome region from Proteus vulgaris includes the following:
- the tesB gene encoding acyl-CoA thioesterase II produces the protein MSQALKDLINLMALEKIEEGLFRGQSEDLGLPQVFGGQVVGQALYAAKQTIADNRYINSFHSYFLRPGDSHKPIVYDVEFIRDGGSFSTRRVSAIQHGKPIFYMTVSFQEFEEGFEHQDTMPDVPFPNELISQHEILKKLAPKLPEPIKSLALRETPFEARPVQYFSPFGYSKAPAERYVWYRSRGEMPSDPFLHQYLLGYISDFDFLPTALQPYGLGFMDTSLQVATIDHSMWFHRPFRVDDWLLYVIESPSASGGRGFVRGKFFNTNGQLVASSVQEGVIRQKRPKHSK, from the coding sequence ATGAGTCAAGCATTGAAAGATCTCATTAATTTGATGGCACTTGAAAAAATAGAAGAAGGCCTATTTAGAGGTCAAAGCGAAGATTTAGGATTACCTCAAGTTTTTGGTGGGCAAGTTGTAGGACAAGCACTATACGCAGCAAAACAGACAATTGCGGATAACCGCTATATCAACTCATTTCATAGCTACTTTTTACGTCCTGGTGATAGCCATAAGCCTATCGTTTATGATGTAGAATTTATTCGTGATGGTGGTTCATTTAGTACTCGTAGAGTCAGCGCCATTCAGCATGGTAAACCTATTTTTTATATGACGGTTTCTTTTCAAGAATTTGAAGAAGGTTTTGAACATCAAGATACAATGCCAGATGTGCCTTTTCCTAATGAACTTATCTCACAGCATGAGATTTTAAAGAAATTAGCGCCTAAATTACCCGAGCCGATTAAATCTTTAGCACTACGAGAAACGCCTTTTGAAGCGCGTCCGGTGCAATATTTTAGCCCTTTTGGCTACTCTAAAGCACCTGCTGAACGCTATGTTTGGTATCGTAGTCGTGGTGAAATGCCATCAGATCCTTTCTTACATCAATACTTGCTTGGTTATATTTCTGATTTTGATTTTCTACCAACCGCTCTACAACCTTATGGCTTAGGTTTTATGGATACAAGTCTGCAGGTCGCTACGATTGATCATTCTATGTGGTTTCATCGCCCATTCCGTGTGGATGATTGGTTACTTTATGTAATTGAAAGCCCTTCAGCATCGGGGGGGAGAGGATTTGTTAGAGGTAAATTCTTTAATACAAATGGTCAACTCGTTGCCTCTTCTGTTCAAGAAGGCGTTATTCGCCAAAAACGGCCTAAACATTCAAAATAA
- a CDS encoding SmdB family multidrug efflux ABC transporter permease/ATP-binding protein — protein sequence MTMNKSKSVKALLPALKRLLTYGKTYRKPMTWGVIMLWAAAVAEVGGPLLVGYFIDAKVATNNVELMSSLGLALAFILLQVIAATLHYYQAIVFNHAAVGVVQQLRTDVMSAALKQPLSAFDNQPVGQLISRVTNDTETIKDLFVNVLPTLFRAIALVVVMLIAMFLLEWRMAFIAMTIFPAVIGVMMLYQRLSTPIVRKVRHFLANINDGFHEVINGMSVIQQFRQQARFGERMSDDSWQHYQARMKALKLDGLLLRPLLSMLSALVLCGLLMLFGYQGSAVIGVGVIYAFISYLGRLNEPLITLTSQQSILQQAVVSGERVFELMDAPLQHYGSSSHSITQGNIDVNSLWFAYRDEQWVLKDINLMIPARYFVAFVGHTGSGKSTLASLLMGNYPWQKGNIFLDKQPLEAYSHAALRSGIAMVQQDPVLLSGSLHDNITLGRECDESHLWQVLETVQLDKWAKALPEGLQTELGEQGSRLSAGQKQLLALARVLLIPPRILILDEATANIDSGTEQAIQKALKVVRKKTTLIVIAHRLSTIIEANEIVVLHRGAIVEQGDHAKLLSQKGRYYNMYQLQQVRESLQDQAPVEVE from the coding sequence ATGACGATGAATAAAAGTAAATCCGTTAAAGCGCTATTGCCTGCATTAAAGCGTCTTTTAACTTATGGTAAAACCTATCGCAAACCCATGACATGGGGTGTCATTATGTTATGGGCTGCTGCCGTAGCAGAAGTAGGTGGACCATTACTTGTGGGCTATTTTATTGATGCAAAAGTTGCCACGAATAATGTGGAGTTGATGTCATCATTGGGTCTAGCATTGGCTTTTATTCTTTTGCAAGTGATTGCCGCCACACTTCATTATTATCAAGCCATTGTGTTTAATCATGCTGCTGTCGGGGTCGTACAACAATTACGCACCGATGTAATGAGTGCGGCACTCAAACAGCCATTAAGTGCTTTTGATAATCAGCCTGTGGGGCAATTAATTTCTCGTGTAACAAATGATACTGAGACGATTAAAGATTTGTTCGTGAACGTTTTGCCAACATTATTCCGAGCGATTGCATTAGTGGTTGTAATGCTAATAGCCATGTTTTTATTAGAATGGCGAATGGCATTCATCGCGATGACTATCTTTCCTGCCGTTATCGGTGTCATGATGCTTTATCAGCGACTCAGTACGCCGATAGTCCGTAAAGTGCGTCATTTTCTCGCCAATATAAATGATGGTTTCCATGAAGTTATTAATGGTATGTCAGTTATTCAGCAATTTAGGCAACAAGCTCGATTTGGTGAAAGAATGTCAGATGACAGCTGGCAACATTATCAAGCACGTATGAAAGCGTTAAAACTTGATGGGCTGTTATTACGTCCTTTATTAAGTATGCTCTCAGCGTTGGTTCTGTGTGGCTTATTAATGTTATTTGGATATCAGGGCAGTGCAGTTATTGGTGTTGGGGTTATTTATGCATTTATCAGTTATTTAGGTCGATTAAATGAACCCTTGATCACATTGACATCACAACAATCGATTTTACAACAGGCAGTTGTTTCTGGTGAGCGTGTTTTTGAACTAATGGATGCGCCTTTACAGCACTATGGTTCATCATCGCATTCCATCACTCAAGGTAATATTGATGTTAATTCGCTTTGGTTTGCGTATCGTGATGAGCAATGGGTATTAAAAGATATCAATTTAATGATCCCTGCTCGTTATTTTGTTGCATTTGTTGGTCACACCGGAAGCGGAAAGAGCACTTTAGCCAGTTTATTAATGGGGAATTATCCTTGGCAAAAAGGGAATATCTTTTTAGATAAGCAACCATTAGAAGCCTATTCACATGCTGCATTGCGTAGTGGTATTGCAATGGTGCAACAAGATCCCGTTTTATTATCGGGTTCACTGCATGACAATATTACGTTAGGACGCGAATGTGATGAATCACATTTATGGCAGGTATTAGAAACAGTTCAACTGGATAAATGGGCTAAAGCCTTACCTGAAGGACTACAAACAGAACTTGGTGAACAAGGTAGCCGCTTATCTGCTGGGCAAAAACAGTTACTGGCATTGGCGCGTGTATTATTAATACCTCCTCGTATTCTTATTTTGGACGAGGCAACGGCAAATATTGACTCAGGAACAGAACAAGCCATACAGAAGGCGTTAAAAGTCGTTAGGAAAAAAACAACACTGATTGTTATTGCTCATCGACTTTCCACGATTATTGAAGCGAATGAAATTGTGGTGCTTCATCGTGGTGCAATTGTTGAGCAGGGCGATCATGCTAAGTTACTCTCGCAAAAAGGACGGTACTATAATATGTATCAATTACAGCAAGTTAGAGAGTCGTTACAAGATCAAGCGCCTGTTGAAGTAGAATAA
- a CDS encoding HHA domain-containing protein has protein sequence MTKTDYLMRLRKCTSIETLERVIEKNKYELSDDELELFYSAADHRLAELTMNKLYDKIPASVWKFVR, from the coding sequence ATGACTAAGACTGACTATCTAATGCGTTTAAGAAAATGTACTTCAATCGAAACATTAGAACGTGTGATTGAAAAAAATAAATATGAACTCTCTGATGATGAGCTAGAGCTGTTTTATTCAGCCGCAGACCACCGTTTAGCAGAACTCACAATGAATAAACTCTATGATAAAATTCCAGCGTCTGTTTGGAAATTTGTAAGATAA
- the amtB gene encoding ammonium transporter AmtB produces MKRLLSLLLMLVLTHFSSSVFATETTIADKADNGFMLICTALVFFMSIPGIALFYGGLLRGKNVLSLITQVMMIFSVVIILWVTFGYSLAFTAGNKIWGGWSLTFLNNVSLDSLAGSMNQYIHIAFQGSFAVITVALIIGALGERIRFSALLIFTIIWFTFSYIPIAHMVWGEGGWLIDDGALDFAGGTVVHINAAIAALVGAYLLGKRRDSQHTALKPHNLPMVFTGTAVLYIGWFGFNAGSAGSANAIAALAFLNTVIATAGAVLSWTASEWLTRGKPSMLGSCSGCIAGLVAITPAAGTVGMMGALFIGVMGGIIGLWGVVVLKRWLKADDVCDVFGIHGTCGIAGCLLTGIFTASFLGGVGYSDGMTLSKQVVIQLISVVITVIWSGVVAYTSFKIADKLVGLRVTEEEEHDGLDLTTHGERAYQQ; encoded by the coding sequence ATGAAACGCTTACTTTCTTTGCTATTAATGTTAGTGCTTACACATTTTTCTTCGTCTGTATTTGCGACTGAAACAACCATTGCTGATAAAGCGGATAACGGTTTTATGTTGATATGTACGGCTTTGGTCTTTTTTATGTCTATACCCGGTATTGCTCTGTTTTATGGCGGATTATTAAGAGGGAAAAACGTACTTTCTTTGATCACGCAAGTAATGATGATCTTCAGTGTCGTTATTATTCTTTGGGTTACGTTTGGTTATAGTTTGGCATTTACTGCGGGTAATAAAATTTGGGGTGGGTGGTCACTTACTTTTTTAAATAATGTATCACTAGATTCGCTCGCTGGTTCAATGAATCAGTATATACATATTGCGTTTCAAGGCTCTTTTGCTGTTATCACTGTTGCATTAATTATTGGAGCATTAGGAGAGCGCATTCGTTTTTCTGCACTACTTATTTTTACGATCATTTGGTTCACATTTTCTTATATCCCTATTGCGCATATGGTATGGGGAGAAGGCGGTTGGTTAATCGATGATGGTGCATTAGATTTTGCAGGGGGAACGGTCGTGCATATTAACGCGGCTATTGCGGCTCTTGTTGGTGCTTACTTACTTGGTAAACGAAGAGATAGCCAGCATACAGCACTTAAACCTCATAATTTGCCCATGGTCTTTACTGGTACAGCGGTACTCTATATTGGTTGGTTTGGTTTTAATGCAGGCTCTGCTGGCAGTGCAAATGCGATTGCGGCTTTAGCATTTCTGAATACAGTAATAGCAACTGCTGGAGCTGTACTTTCTTGGACAGCATCAGAATGGCTCACCAGAGGGAAACCTTCTATGCTGGGCAGTTGTTCTGGCTGTATTGCAGGATTAGTTGCGATTACACCCGCTGCTGGTACGGTCGGAATGATGGGCGCTTTATTTATCGGTGTCATGGGGGGGATCATCGGACTTTGGGGCGTCGTTGTTTTAAAGCGCTGGTTAAAAGCTGATGATGTTTGTGATGTTTTTGGTATTCACGGTACTTGCGGTATTGCTGGTTGCTTATTAACAGGGATATTTACGGCTTCATTTTTAGGTGGAGTGGGATATAGCGATGGAATGACACTCAGTAAACAAGTTGTAATTCAACTAATTAGTGTCGTGATCACAGTGATTTGGTCTGGTGTTGTCGCTTACACAAGTTTTAAAATTGCAGATAAGCTGGTAGGTTTACGTGTTACAGAAGAGGAAGAGCATGATGGATTAGATTTAACCACTCATGGTGAAAGAGCCTATCAACAATAA
- the tomB gene encoding Hha toxicity modulator TomB, with translation MDEYSPEKVDLAELSFLCEELLQQALGSLNKGNTVWYNDLSSTKSVDLNVLIEHIMDFSWKFKIKHPDKHVINTLIEEYLEETYRLFGNTSISYSDINNWKELNQSLLTLIAKNPKSYIK, from the coding sequence ATGGACGAATATTCACCAGAAAAAGTAGATTTAGCCGAATTGTCATTTTTATGCGAAGAACTATTACAGCAAGCTTTAGGTTCATTAAATAAAGGGAACACAGTTTGGTATAACGATCTGAGTAGCACAAAAAGCGTTGACCTTAATGTCCTAATTGAACACATTATGGACTTTAGTTGGAAATTTAAGATTAAGCACCCAGATAAACATGTCATTAATACACTTATAGAAGAATATCTTGAAGAGACTTATCGTTTATTTGGTAATACATCAATTTCTTACTCAGACATCAATAATTGGAAAGAGTTAAACCAGTCACTTTTAACTCTCATTGCCAAGAACCCAAAAAGTTATATTAAGTAA
- a CDS encoding P-II family nitrogen regulator, with the protein MKYIIAIIKPFKLEEVREELSELGIKGMTISEVKGYGRQKGHAELYRGAEYEVNFLPKVKIELAICDEQLESVMQLIMQATDTGKVGDGKIFVFELLQAVRIRTGESGDEAL; encoded by the coding sequence ATGAAATATATCATCGCCATTATTAAGCCATTTAAATTAGAAGAAGTGCGAGAGGAGCTCTCTGAGTTAGGTATAAAAGGAATGACAATCAGTGAAGTAAAGGGATATGGACGACAAAAAGGACATGCGGAATTGTATAGAGGAGCAGAATACGAAGTTAATTTTCTCCCCAAAGTAAAAATAGAACTCGCTATTTGTGATGAGCAACTTGAGTCAGTTATGCAACTGATAATGCAAGCGACTGATACAGGGAAGGTAGGAGATGGGAAAATTTTTGTTTTTGAATTATTGCAGGCTGTTCGTATTCGTACTGGTGAGTCTGGTGATGAAGCACTTTAA